A segment of the Prochlorococcus marinus str. MIT 9215 genome:
CAGGTGCTTCAAGGATTAATCAGATAGAGACCATTAGTAAATTTCAAAAATGTTCCGAAGAAATATTGGAAGTTGATAATTCAATCAAACCATCAATTTGTGGAGTGCAATATGTTGCTTCTTATGGTTCAAAAGTTGGTGATCCTTCTATTCATGCTGTCAAAACAAATAAATATAAATTGAAGTTTGAATTTATTGAGAGTTAGCACTAAAAAGATATTCTTCTAAGTTGTTCCTCCAAATGAAAAGATTTTCTAAATAAGGGTTGTTTATGTATTCTTGGCTCCCCTCTCCTGAAAGAATTGGTCCTGCAGACTTTGGAAATTTAATAAGGGATAATTGAGCAGCAATTGAAATATCTGCAATTGATAAACTATCTCCAACTAAATATTTCTTGTTGATCAAGGATTTTGATAAAGCTTCCAGTAATTTTTGGAGTTCTAAATTATCTTTAGAAGACAAAACTACATTAGAAATTTTACTAAGATTTTCAAAAGGTAATTTATCAACAATACTTTTAACTGAAGTTGGCATTTCATCTGGAAGTAATGCAGTTCTTAGCTGTGGATTTTCTATTGCAGATTTTATTAAAGCTTTTCTACAAGTTGAAGCCATTGTAGTATCTGCCCAGTCCTCAATTAGTTTGCATTGTGCAAATAATATTGGATCCTCCGGAAAAAGTGGATTGTTTTCATTTTTTTTATCTATATATTCGCAAATAGTTGAAGAGTCATTAATAACTTGATCATTACTATCGACTATTACAGGTACTTGTTTTTGACCTGATAATTTAAAGATTTCAAATTGGCCTATTCCAGGTGTTACTTCTTCAACTCGATATTGTAGTTTTTTTGCATGAAGAGCCATCCTTGTTTTTAAACAAAAAGCACTATGCCTAAATTGATATAATGTAATCATGCTGTTTAATGTTTGTTAAAACTTAGCTAAAAAAGTAATCTATTTGTGGAGCTGATGGGCGAATTTTTCTCTAATGTTGCGA
Coding sequences within it:
- a CDS encoding glutathione S-transferase, which translates into the protein MITLYQFRHSAFCLKTRMALHAKKLQYRVEEVTPGIGQFEIFKLSGQKQVPVIVDSNDQVINDSSTICEYIDKKNENNPLFPEDPILFAQCKLIEDWADTTMASTCRKALIKSAIENPQLRTALLPDEMPTSVKSIVDKLPFENLSKISNVVLSSKDNLELQKLLEALSKSLINKKYLVGDSLSIADISIAAQLSLIKFPKSAGPILSGEGSQEYINNPYLENLFIWRNNLEEYLFSANSQ